Below is a genomic region from Nitrospirota bacterium.
CCTGCCTCACTGCCCCGATGCCATGGTTACGCGATGTCTGGAAAATCGCCTCTTCAGCGTCACGGCCAACCGGATCGGCTCGGAGGAGCGGGGCGGGAAGGACCGGTTGACCTTTATCGGCAGCAGTGAAATCGTCACGCCGAAAGGGCACATTCTCCATCGGGCGGCTCGCGATCAGGAGGAACTCACGGTCCTTGAGATCGATCCGGCCGAAGCCCGCAACAAAACCCTCAATCGGTATAATGATCTCCTGCGTGACCGTCGGCCGAAACTCTACGAGTGAGGGCTCTCTCTTGAACAGAGCCCGTTCAACAGGTAGGATAAGGGCATGGCGACTCCCCTCGGTAAAGGCATTTTCCTGATCGCGGCCCCTTCGTTGCGGGATCCGAACTTCAGGCAGACCGTGGTGTTGCTGTGCGAGCATGGGCCGGAGGGGGCGCTCGGAGTGGTGGTCAACCGCCCGACCGGCGTGTCGGTGTCGGAAGCGCTGCCGCAAGTGCCGGTTCTCGAGGGGCAGCGTCACGTGCTCTTTTCCGGGGGCCCCGTCCAGCCCAATCACGTCTTGCTCTTGTATCGGATGACACAGGAGCCAGGCAATACCCACCATGTGTTCGACGGGGTCTATCTCGGCGGCGATGTGGGTGCGCTTGAACGGGTGCTGACCGAGCCGGCCGGGACCGACGCCTTTCGGGCCTACATGGGGTATTCAGGCTGGGGGCCGGGCCAGCTTGAAAGTGAAATGAAGACCGGATCCTGGATTACCCTGCCGGCCGATCCGACCGTCGTGTTTGAAAAAGAACCGGAGCGGGTCTGGCCGGATATTGTGCAGACGCTCGGCGGTCCCTACGCGGTCTATGCCGAGATGCCGGCCGATCCAGGCCTCAACTAAAGCATTACAAGCCCAGACTGAGCAGGGGACGCAAGAAGCGTCCTGTATGCGACTCGGCACATTGCGCCACCTGCTCTGGCCGACCCTCCACGACGATCCTACCTCCTGCCTCGCCTCCTTCGGGCCCCAGATCAATGATCCAATCCGCCGCTTTGATCACGTCCAGGTTATGCTCGACCAGCAGCACGGTGTTGCCTGCGTCCACCAGTTTGCCGATGACGGCCAGCAGCTTCTTGATGTCCTCCAAATGCAATCCCGTCGTCGGCTCGTCCATGATGTAGAGGGTCTGGCCGCCGGGACGTTCCGTGGACTGGGGCGAGGCGGCACGCGCCGGCCGGCTTTTCAGACCCGCCAATTCGGCCGCGATCTTGAGCCGCTGTGCCTCGCCGCCGGACAGGGTCGTGGCTGGCTGTCCGAGCCGGAGGTAGCCGAGTCCGATGCTGATCAGCAAGTGCAGCTTCTCGCCCAGTTTTCCTGCGCCGGACGGAGTGCCGGAGAAGAGCGACAAGGCCTCGCTCACCGTCAGGCCCAGGACCTCGTGGATGGTCTTGCCGCGCAGTCGGACGCTCAGTACTTCTGGCTTGAACCGGCGGCCTGCGCAGGCTTCGCAAGTCGCGTAGATATCCTCGAAAAAGTACATCTCCAGCTTCTCATACCCGTTTCCTTGGCAGCGTTCGCACCGGCCTCCGACTTGGTTGAATGAAAAATGGGATGTGGTTAATCCCTGCCGCCGCGCAGCCGGCTGGGCGGCGAAGAGGCGGCGAATGTCGTCAAAGGCTTTCAGATAGGTGATCGGGTTGGATCGCGGGGTTCGGCCGATCGGCTGCTGGTCGATCAGACGGACCCCGCGGAGGTGTTCCAAGCCTTTGATCGCGCGGAATCGGCCCATGGGCAGGGTTTCGGTCTGGAAGGCCCGCGCCACCGCGCGGTAGATGGTGTCCTCCACCAACGTGCTTTTCCCAGAGCCGGAGACCCCCGTTACGCAGACCAGCATGCCCAGCGGAATTCGGATCGTCAGGTCCTTCAGGTTGTGTTCGCTGGCGCCGGCCAGCATCAGCGCCTTCCCCGAACCCCGGCGTCGGACCCGCGGCAGCGCAATCCGGTCATCTCCCCGCAAGTATCGGGCGGTCAGGGCCAGCTCGTCTGTCAGAAATTCCTTCGCCGGCGCGGCGCAGATCACCTCGCCGCCCA
It encodes:
- a CDS encoding YqgE/AlgH family protein; translation: MATPLGKGIFLIAAPSLRDPNFRQTVVLLCEHGPEGALGVVVNRPTGVSVSEALPQVPVLEGQRHVLFSGGPVQPNHVLLLYRMTQEPGNTHHVFDGVYLGGDVGALERVLTEPAGTDAFRAYMGYSGWGPGQLESEMKTGSWITLPADPTVVFEKEPERVWPDIVQTLGGPYAVYAEMPADPGLN